Within the Beduinella massiliensis genome, the region CGAGGCGCTGGAGCGGGCGATGGACAGCCTGAGCGGGCACGAGCGCCTCTTCATCGGGCTGAGCCGCGTCAGCCGCCATGCGCATCACCTTGCCCGCCGCGTGTCCGAGGCGCTGAGCTGCGCCTACACGGATTTTGTGAACCCGCACGTGCGCAAGGTCGTCTACCACGCCGGGGAAAGCCCGGCCGTGGAGGCGCGCGTAAGCGCGCTGATCGACGCGGTCAGACACAAGGACCTCACGCTGTGGGACGCGCAGATCGGGGATTATGCCGGGATGATGGCGCGCGAGGGCGTGCAGATGCACAGTATCTGCCGCTACTGGAACCGGCTGATGGATGCGTTTAACGAAGAAGGCGGCGAGCGGCTGCGGGGCGAGCTGGAATGGGTGATGGATCCGGAAGGAATGCGCGCTTTTCTGGGCGGGCCGGAGGAGATGGCGTCCTATCTCGATACGCTCATGCGGGACATCGTCGAACGAAATGGGAGCCAGGGGGCAAACCGCAGCTTTTCCGAGATGATGGAATACGTCCGGGCGCACTACACGGAACGGATGCGCCTCAGCGATTTGGCGGCGCGCTTTCACCTGAATACGGCCTACTGCAGCGAGGTGTTTCGCAAGAGCGCGGGCGAGACGTTCACCGATTTTGTGACGCGGCTGCGCATGGAGCATGCGCAGCGCGCGATCCTCGCCGGAGAATGCAACCTTCAGGCGCTCGCGCTGGAGCTGGGCTACGGCGATTACTTTACGTTCAGCAAGCGCTTTAAGCAATACTTCGGGCAATCGCCCTCGCACATGACCGGCACAAAAAAATCGTAAAATATTCTGATGATTTGACAAGAAGAACTGAAAGCGCGACATGGATTCATACAATTCGCTCTGTTAAAATGAGGACAACAAAATTCTTACGGGCGAAACCCGAAAAAAGGAGGAAGAAACATGAACCACCAGCACAAGCTGGTCGCCGCGCTTCTCGCGATCCTGATGGCGGTCGGCGCCGTGGCCGCGTCGGCCGAGGGACCGGTCAAGTACGACACGCAACAGACCTTCACGCTGTGGACTCCGATGGACAAGGCTGCCGGAGCGGTAGCGGATTGGTCCGAAAACCTCGTCTATCAGACGATGGCCGAGCTGACGAACGTTTCCGTCGAATTCCTGCATCCGCCGGTCGGCGGGGAGAAGGACGCCTTCAACCTGATGTGTGCGTCCGGAGACCTGCCGGATGCCATTCAGTACGGATGGCTTACCGTTCCCGGCGGCCCGGCGAACTACATCAACGACGGCATCATCATCCCACTG harbors:
- a CDS encoding response regulator; its protein translation is MYTVMLLDDEPWALESLSRVFPWEQNGFAVTGRFTDPVAGWDAVSAEQPDVVFIDIRMPVMSGLEMAARAQELPQPPLFVVVSGYGSFEYAQRALRLGVFDYCLKPVERGDAQALLVKIRAELERRDTRKSAALLEAIQSGMSAEELFLQAGRSMEGEWWRVAVLRFVDGAAAEELAPTLRGLNARLVWLGATKAMVVANGDERVGEALERAMDSLSGHERLFIGLSRVSRHAHHLARRVSEALSCAYTDFVNPHVRKVVYHAGESPAVEARVSALIDAVRHKDLTLWDAQIGDYAGMMAREGVQMHSICRYWNRLMDAFNEEGGERLRGELEWVMDPEGMRAFLGGPEEMASYLDTLMRDIVERNGSQGANRSFSEMMEYVRAHYTERMRLSDLAARFHLNTAYCSEVFRKSAGETFTDFVTRLRMEHAQRAILAGECNLQALALELGYGDYFTFSKRFKQYFGQSPSHMTGTKKS